One segment of Pandoraea pnomenusa DNA contains the following:
- a CDS encoding phospholipase A, with protein sequence MPKTNFATFAPSPLRVLQCGATALCLALSQTAHADLSLLQPPRALAGGAPLQLILLATQDTPGRKTIKVPAEIVVRVSNDDFKPTLLHLKRAALEPSEVTLSNGQFRRISYSAVLPAEWRGSVRIEPVDWDASTTTIVLDRAAPAEPMVAAAPAPSGTGGASSAVPAAPSAPAASGASAAASPDVIAPTSDTEFARISSNEPMYIAFGKNGDANARFQLSFKFHILKPDNPTSKAFLDNLYFGYTQLSIWDLEAESAPFRDSNYRPSLFYYVPDTGVRAGWFSSLGVAAGFEHESNGKAGTDSRSINTVFVKPIFKFGNLSDYHWTIAPKFYAYVEKKDNPDIQNYRGYMDLLVLWGKPNGWQIGATLRKGMKRNYGSVDVQVTYPLGKLIPGTGGYLWLGYFTGYGEDMLDYNRHSPSQVRIGYSVFRW encoded by the coding sequence ATGCCCAAGACGAATTTCGCCACATTCGCCCCATCGCCGCTGCGCGTCCTGCAATGCGGGGCGACGGCGCTCTGCCTGGCCCTGAGCCAGACAGCCCACGCCGATCTCTCGCTATTGCAACCGCCACGCGCGCTGGCCGGCGGCGCACCGCTCCAGCTCATCCTGCTCGCCACCCAGGACACCCCCGGGCGCAAGACGATCAAAGTACCGGCCGAGATCGTCGTGCGCGTCTCCAACGACGACTTCAAGCCCACGCTGCTGCACCTCAAGCGCGCCGCGCTCGAGCCGTCCGAAGTCACGCTCTCGAACGGCCAGTTTCGGCGCATTTCGTACTCCGCAGTATTGCCCGCCGAATGGCGCGGTTCGGTGCGTATCGAGCCCGTCGACTGGGATGCATCGACGACCACCATCGTGCTCGATCGGGCCGCGCCGGCAGAGCCGATGGTGGCAGCCGCACCGGCGCCTTCGGGCACGGGCGGTGCATCGTCGGCCGTGCCCGCCGCCCCTTCGGCTCCTGCCGCCTCCGGCGCATCGGCCGCGGCATCCCCCGACGTGATTGCCCCCACCAGCGACACCGAGTTCGCGCGCATCTCGTCCAATGAGCCGATGTACATTGCCTTTGGGAAGAACGGCGATGCCAATGCGCGCTTCCAGTTGAGCTTCAAGTTCCACATCCTGAAGCCGGACAATCCGACGTCGAAGGCCTTCCTCGACAATCTGTATTTCGGCTATACCCAACTGTCGATCTGGGATCTCGAAGCCGAATCGGCCCCGTTCCGGGATTCGAACTACCGGCCGAGTCTGTTCTACTACGTCCCCGATACCGGCGTACGCGCCGGCTGGTTTTCGTCGCTGGGCGTCGCCGCCGGGTTCGAGCACGAATCCAATGGCAAGGCCGGCACCGATTCCCGAAGCATTAACACGGTGTTCGTCAAACCCATCTTCAAGTTCGGCAATCTGTCCGACTATCACTGGACGATCGCGCCAAAGTTCTATGCGTATGTCGAGAAAAAAGACAACCCCGACATCCAGAACTATCGCGGCTACATGGATCTGCTTGTTTTGTGGGGCAAGCCGAACGGTTGGCAGATCGGCGCAACGCTGCGCAAGGGCATGAAACGCAACTACGGCAGTGTGGACGTTCAGGTGACGTATCCCCTGGGCAAGCTGATCCCAGGAACCGGCGGCTATCTCTGGCTCGGTTACTTCACAGGCTACGGCGA
- a CDS encoding sensor domain-containing diguanylate cyclase — MLNALFNRRRTVSALLSGTTILLGVLAAWAFSRFAADQLVASRSARLLFEERSIASRLAHGTVHTVNQDLMLIRGIPRVLAQIGQIQDAAAAIDAQPVKRLPPKVARHALLANPQLKPVNALLSAAQQYFGADLVWLGTSDGVTIASSDADTANPLVGDNFGDRAYFNAAVLGGAGQQYVIGRKTGLPGIYFTAPVYHDGRLVGVVVVKLGIRRLSHWVDTGASFVTDPNGVILLANDPTFTGLAVPGARVFRMTPDERRHLYKREDFTVVPIEAYDLAPGTPAIFRHRGSGDTGKHVARLVRIRPDNQPFLLEAEVSTDDDLVIYTMSEAPTLGSLSIERRRYAVLVFALLLSSAGALYLLVRYLRREKLQLSDTLAKNAALEHEVKYDALTGALSRGHFLKRLNSEVARAEATGMPACVILVDLDHFKQINDTWGHARGDTVLAHFVHLCHESLREDDICGRLGGEEFAIILSGATEARAFEAAERLRDAVHTSRIPVDDRTLQFTISAGVAQWHPRDDANAWLRRADAALYLAKSHGRDRCARESDLRDLTRGGS, encoded by the coding sequence TTGCTCAACGCTTTGTTCAATCGCCGCCGCACCGTTTCCGCCCTGCTAAGCGGCACGACCATCCTGCTGGGTGTGCTTGCTGCCTGGGCCTTCTCCCGCTTCGCCGCCGATCAACTCGTGGCGAGCCGTTCGGCGCGCCTGCTCTTCGAAGAGCGCAGTATCGCCAGCCGGCTGGCTCATGGTACGGTCCATACGGTCAATCAGGACCTGATGCTCATTCGCGGCATTCCCCGCGTGCTTGCGCAGATCGGGCAGATTCAGGATGCCGCCGCCGCCATCGACGCCCAACCGGTGAAGCGCCTGCCGCCAAAGGTGGCCAGACACGCGCTGCTTGCCAACCCGCAACTCAAACCCGTGAACGCGCTGCTGAGCGCCGCGCAACAGTACTTCGGCGCCGATCTCGTCTGGCTGGGCACGTCCGACGGCGTGACGATCGCCTCGAGCGACGCCGACACGGCGAATCCGCTCGTCGGCGACAACTTCGGCGACCGCGCGTACTTCAATGCGGCCGTGCTCGGCGGAGCGGGCCAGCAATACGTCATCGGACGCAAGACGGGGCTCCCCGGGATCTACTTCACGGCGCCGGTCTATCACGACGGCCGTCTAGTCGGCGTGGTGGTGGTCAAGCTCGGCATTCGCAGACTGTCGCACTGGGTGGATACCGGTGCTTCGTTTGTTACGGACCCCAATGGCGTCATCCTGCTCGCCAACGATCCGACATTCACCGGCTTGGCCGTGCCCGGCGCCAGGGTCTTCCGCATGACGCCCGACGAACGGCGTCATCTGTACAAGCGGGAAGACTTCACCGTAGTCCCCATCGAGGCATACGATCTTGCGCCCGGCACGCCCGCGATCTTCCGGCACAGGGGCAGCGGCGACACCGGAAAACACGTGGCCCGTCTCGTTCGCATACGCCCGGACAACCAGCCGTTCCTGCTGGAAGCCGAGGTGTCGACCGACGACGATCTCGTGATCTACACCATGAGCGAGGCGCCCACGCTCGGCAGCCTGTCCATCGAACGCCGCCGCTACGCAGTCCTGGTGTTTGCCTTGCTGCTAAGCTCCGCTGGCGCGCTGTACCTGCTGGTTAGGTACCTGCGTCGAGAAAAACTTCAACTGTCCGACACTCTCGCCAAGAATGCCGCGCTCGAGCATGAAGTCAAATACGATGCGCTCACAGGGGCGCTGTCGCGCGGCCACTTCCTCAAGCGCCTGAATTCGGAAGTCGCACGGGCCGAGGCGACCGGCATGCCTGCCTGCGTCATACTCGTGGATCTCGACCATTTCAAGCAGATCAACGACACCTGGGGGCATGCACGCGGCGATACGGTTCTGGCCCACTTCGTCCACCTTTGTCACGAATCGTTACGCGAAGATGACATTTGTGGTCGTTTGGGTGGCGAAGAATTCGCTATCATCCTGAGTGGTGCAACGGAGGCCCGAGCCTTTGAAGCCGCCGAGCGGCTGCGCGACGCCGTTCACACCAGCCGCATTCCCGTCGACGACCGGACGCTTCAATTCACGATCAGCGCCGGTGTCGCGCAATGGCACCCTCGCGATGACGCCAATGCATGGCTCAGACGTGCCGATGCGGCGCTTTATCTTGCCAAATCTCACGGACGCGATCGTTGCGCCCGTGAATCCGACCTCCGGGACCTCACCCGAGGCGGATCGTAA
- a CDS encoding putative bifunctional diguanylate cyclase/phosphodiesterase gives MNDTNALRRQVVLADLLLDRQRLLRALSLELRTPSPPNSHSALVVLHVGRGQRTATSQSAVSDADLLATIAFRIGSRIRRRDLIGRVSDQQIAILLRDLGSREAAVQVTRRFIRSGESPVPCGNGLLYPILSAGITHLPQVPVWPATLLEHTSDVADQAIRESASRFLVTEAPCAPTEGINPPDEAGNEHHWRSAIGRALSDSEFRLHYQPQIDMRTHRLTGLEALIRWQRDDELIMPGEFIPAAERCDVIGPIGDWTLQEACRQLDQWHKAGEEYPRVAVNLSAQQMRVQTLETVRYALRHHRVPPDKLEIEITESSLISHLDEAATLMNELVAMGVRLSLDDFGTGYSSFVRLKRWPFGTVKIDYQFVAGVLLGGYDTELIRAIIAIARKLEIETVAEGVETSAQRDALASMGCHAWQGYHCTRPLPPGHIETFIRDWHGRL, from the coding sequence ATGAACGATACGAACGCGCTGCGCCGGCAAGTCGTTCTCGCCGACCTCCTGCTGGACCGCCAGCGGCTCCTTCGCGCCCTCAGCCTGGAGTTGCGAACCCCCAGCCCCCCCAACAGCCACAGCGCGCTGGTGGTGCTGCACGTCGGGCGAGGTCAGCGCACGGCGACCAGCCAATCCGCCGTTTCCGACGCCGATCTGCTCGCGACCATCGCGTTCAGAATCGGCTCGCGTATCCGCCGGCGCGATCTCATTGGCCGGGTATCCGATCAGCAGATAGCCATCCTCCTGCGCGATCTCGGCAGCCGTGAGGCGGCGGTGCAAGTCACCCGTCGCTTCATCCGCTCGGGCGAGTCGCCGGTGCCGTGCGGCAACGGCCTGCTTTACCCGATCCTGTCCGCGGGCATCACGCACCTGCCGCAGGTGCCCGTGTGGCCCGCCACGCTGCTCGAACACACCTCCGACGTCGCCGATCAGGCCATCCGCGAGAGCGCGTCGCGCTTTCTTGTCACGGAAGCCCCTTGCGCGCCGACCGAGGGCATCAACCCGCCGGACGAGGCAGGCAACGAACACCATTGGCGCAGTGCCATCGGACGCGCGCTGTCGGATTCGGAATTCCGCCTGCATTACCAGCCGCAAATCGATATGCGCACTCACCGGCTCACCGGACTCGAGGCGCTGATCCGCTGGCAGCGCGACGACGAACTGATCATGCCCGGCGAGTTCATTCCGGCAGCCGAACGGTGCGACGTGATCGGACCGATCGGCGACTGGACGCTCCAGGAGGCCTGCCGGCAACTCGATCAGTGGCACAAGGCGGGGGAGGAATACCCGCGCGTGGCCGTCAACCTGTCCGCGCAGCAGATGCGCGTGCAGACGCTGGAGACCGTGCGTTACGCCCTTCGGCACCATCGCGTGCCGCCGGACAAGCTCGAAATCGAAATCACCGAATCGTCGCTGATCTCGCACCTCGACGAAGCCGCCACGTTGATGAACGAACTCGTGGCCATGGGCGTGCGGTTGTCGCTCGACGATTTCGGCACCGGCTATTCGAGTTTCGTGCGTCTGAAACGCTGGCCGTTCGGCACCGTGAAGATCGATTACCAGTTCGTGGCCGGCGTACTGCTCGGTGGCTACGACACCGAACTCATCCGTGCGATCATCGCCATTGCCCGCAAGCTCGAAATCGAAACCGTCGCGGAAGGTGTCGAGACCAGCGCGCAACGCGATGCCCTCGCCTCGATGGGCTGCCACGCGTGGCAGGGTTATCATTGCACACGTCCCCTTCCGCCCGGACACATCGAGACATTCATCCGAGACTGGCACGGGCGCCTGTAA